TATCTATTTAATATATGTTAAAtatctataaaaatttatatttaatataaaaataaaacttatatattAGTAGGTGCAGtgtggagaatttttttttgcagttttctaaaaaattgaacTGCAAATTGCATTGCACTTATAGGTGGGTGCAGTTTTTGCACCTCCATCGTGGTTGGTGGTGCAGTAACCTTATTTTGAGGTCAGTTTAGGTGTGATCTTGTGGTTAGAGTGGTGTTTTTGTACAAACCCTACTCACAGTGCAACCCACATCTCCAAATTTTCATTGATGGGTTTGATTTAGGATCTTTGTTGTATGGTTTTTTGTGCTTCCAATTAGAtttaattttgggtttggattggtGAGATtgagttgtctttgtgtttgatttaGGTTATTTTTCAATTGATGGATCGATTAGGTTTTGTGATTGAatgattaaattttgttttaggttgtggtggtggcagctgtGTGGTGCTAGGTTGCAATGGTGGTTGGATGATGGTGGGTGGATTTGTTTATGAGATGGTGAGGGTGAAGATGGGGGCGAGAAGGAAAGGGAGAGAGatgaaataataagaaaataagaaaatattcatttaaacAGTAATAGTAACAGTGTATATTTATATGATTACTGTAACTTTCACATCCTATTTTACACAAGTTTACATAAATTGATGTAGGTGATTTTAGGGGTTAGatatacaaaatttaactattatGCTATTATACATTGATTGATGTGAGTGCTCCAACACACCATTTAAAAATACACCCTACATCACATCTCTTATTTTAACATACCAACCCATAAattaacctttaaaaaaaaaaaaaaaaaaaaaaacaccacaactTAGAGTGACTAAAAACCTAGATTAAACTCCATGGGGGTGAGAAGGAAAGGGAGAGAGatgaaataataagaaaataagaaaatattcatTTGAACAGTAATAGTAACAGTgtatatttatatgattattgtAACTCTCACATCCTATTTTACACAAGTTTACATAAATTGATGTAGGTGATTTTAGGGGTTAGatatacaaaatttaactattatGCTATTATACATTGATTGATGTGAGTGCTCCAACACACCATTTAAAAATACACCCTACATCACATCTCTTATTTTAACATACCAACCCATAAATTaaccttaaaagaaaaaaaaaaaaaaaaaaaaaaaaaaaaaaaaaacccacaacttAGAGTAACTAAAAACCTAGATTAAACTCCATTGTGGCCCATAGTAAACCCACAGCCCGGAATAAGGACTAGTATCGCTCAAACCCACTGAACCTAAGGAACCAAACTGCAATCCGATCTAAAGAccaagagaaaaggaaaaactaccATTGTGGCGATGGCGATGAGCTATAAGAGGTTGAAGGATTTGGTCATGCgggttggagagagagagagagagtgtgtgtgtgtgtgtgaattgttttttaatttttaacatttaagcTACAATAACTGCTACTAGTAGCATACTATAGTAGTtcatttgcaattttttttaaacaaagtttagctacaaaattagttgtagtctaaggttacaattttactcaataaaataaacaatactgcatattttgaaaatctaaaaatttgatttgcatgttctttatgctctcaatacacatgttaaatgtTGTattaatcggatattatttactatatgatctataattttatattttatgtataactAGCCGTGAACCTGtgcgttgcgcgtgataattatttttatggtggttttatcaacaacaaaaaaattacaatttaaactaatttaataatgagtaatgtatttcgtaatcatatttttatttattataggaacaatcataaatgtaatataggaacaatcataaatatataaattttttcataccaaaatgaaaataatacaatttttcttaaaaattcaaaaagcaagttaacaaaaatattcaatttttaataaaatttatttataacattttttgaatcattaaaaataatataaactttggaaattattcttttagttttaaacaaactttctcaaacctttttttttttttttttttgcctacaatccaaaacaccgaaaaatgtaactaaaaaaattaataaaatttaacaattattaattggaccaattaggaaaacaatttgttgttgataatctattatggttttttttttttttttttgtagaaattgtaatttcgtccacccaaaacatattatcaaataaacaattattagcaaactctaagaattaaatttctatatatgcattgttataaaataataataaaaataaaaataaaattgcaaaagctaaaatttgtcacccatccgattattttcgtttggctaacatttgcttttctctaaataaatgacattatagagtatttctaatacaactattaagagtactttgtctaccacaaaggattaaaaaataaacaaaaatttttaaattctcATAGTGTAATATccaaattgagcactataaaaaatcatgctatgtaatagaataaataccaaattacaataaataccaatttatccaaatcatgctacgtaatagaataatattatattattatatgctatatttaattctttataacgtaataggataacatttaacaatcaaagaaaaccaaaacaacaacaacaacaacaataataacagtttaaaaaacaaaactaaattgcattaacctaaagtagagttttaaagaatataaaaacttatcaacctaaagcaaagatgcaagaaaaaatttaaaaattcaccaaaaaattgagagagagagaaccttttttttttttttttttttttgtgaggaaaaactatgcatagaatagaagagatagtaacaaatttatagtaagagagtgtgaataagaagagaaaaaaaataaagaaagatgaagggaaataagaagaatgatattaatgtagagggtagtggagagataaaaaagtaagagagagataaaagttggagaagtgtaaatattaaaaaaataaatgttaaaaacaattataggaaaattggaaagaaaaaaaaataataacgtGGATACTAATATGGCTCAACTAGagtataacaacaataaatactacgtttcaacttttagatatatatatatatatatatatattttaaactacaaaaacttgtaataatttatttatatcattactattgatttttaattttctaaaaatttaacaaatatagaggatattaaaaaaaaaagataatccaacaataaatttgtcaaaattcacttctaataaaaaaatattaaataagattagctacaataaattttatagctaaattttgtcgGCATACAGATAGcaagtttttaattgtttggTGGGTTAAAATAGCATTTTCGAAGTTTTAGCGTATTGAATAATCTTAGTCCTCTCACGAGATGACACATATGTAAGTGGGAAGGGTTGTCtcgagaaacaaacaaacaaatggcACCTTCTACCGGCAACCATAAGCATTTGCTTCACGGCgtctcctttcttcttcttcttcttcatcttcttcgtTTGTTGTTGCTCTCAATTGTCACtatcagctttttcaaaaagtctTTGCTTGCAGAGCTCCACTAAATTATTGGGGTTGGGTGTGACCTATTGAAATTGTGGCTCTGCCTCACCATTCTTCACACTACTTTTCATGCTCCTATTAATTCATTGCTTCTCAATCCCATGTTGCCTTCTGCGCCTGATTTCATGCACTTGGGTGTGGAATATTACTAAACTAACTACGTTTCTAGATTGGAGACGGAAAGAGAAGCTCTTATTAGCTTTTCCACACCGCAAGgtgattaattattattattcttctttttctgtagtagtaataatatatattttttagaaagtaaTAATCATTTAGTTATTGGTTAGTTGTTTACTTATTGGTTTATTTAATGGGAAAAGTTAACCAATGCctttaaaacattaattaataatttatttaaagaaattttttatagaaaataatgtaattaatattttgataatttttttatttacataaaaataatgacaaaacctttttaaaataaatagagcACCCTTAAAATAACCCTTATCTATCTTGAGCAAGGATACTTTTgaatttgttctcttttttggTAGTGGGTACAACCCACCGAACTAAACTATTCCTAGTCTTTCATTCAATGGATATACATGTTTCAAACTGGAaacgtttttctttttccatggTCCCAGCCTTTGTGGTTCCTATTTTCTGatattgatgataatgataatTAATGGTGAAGAAAATTTGCACATTTAACTTTATATAGACAAAAACACAAGTTGGGTGGTATTTAATGCTAGTACTTGTTTGCTTGTGCAGAAGACTTAAGACTATGCTGTGGGCAACATGGAGTATTAAAACTCCACAAGTTCCCCACGTGCTAATTTATGGAAGCATCTGAATTATCTTCTTCATATTGATTCTCAAATTGATATTTTTGGTTCCAATTAATGTTTGGTTTTTGATCTGGGGCTATCatagaaaattgtaaaactcCGATTTAAATACTAAGAAAGTTGTCAAGTGGAGGACTTTCTTcagtttttttctctctccttgttCTGTTTCTTTTTGGGGCTTCATCACTGTGATTGGTATCAATGAAATCTCCAGAGAGGCAACAAAGTTCCCATGGGAAGACGATGACAAAGCAGTTGACTGGAAAACGGGAAGACACGCCGCTGCATACGGCGGCGAGAGCAGGGAATTTGGAATTGGTTGTGGAGATCATCTCTAACATTGAGGAGGCAGAGTTGAAGCAATTGCTGTCCAAGCAGAACAACTCGGGTGAAACCGCCCTCTATGTTGCTGCTGAGCATAGTTATGTAGATTTGGTGAAAGAGATGATAAAGTACTATGATGTTAGTTTGGCTGGTACCAAAGCTAAAAATGGCTATGACGCATTCCATATTGCTGCCAAGCAAGGGGATTTGGGTACGTCTCTATGAAAGTTAATTTTAGTTTAAACCTTTGTCTGTGCTCTATTTTTCTTGGCATCGAATATAACCTTGTTTCAACATGTTCTAGAGAGTTGTGATAAGTTCTCTGAGCTAGTTTTGGGTAAAAGAATTTAGCTTGATTTTGTCCCATGTGATTCGGTACCTCAGTTATTATTTGCAAGATATATGAAATCTTTGTAAATTCGATCAtaggaaattgaaattgaaaatacaaaacaagAATGTGGAAGTTGtacttgaaaaatatatatatagaagatcTTAACATTCTTGCAGAAAATTGTCATGACTGCTGCTTCATAATTTTCCTTATAATTCTTTTCTAACATTTTGTCCCAGTgatagtcaaatactagtaaaTGATTCTGGGAGTTGAATTATACTAAGTCATTCTGTTATAATATTACAGAGATATTGAAGGTCCTCTTGGATGCCTTCCCTGAACTTTCAATGACTGTTGATCCATCCAACACCACTGCGTTACATACTGCTGCAGCACAAGGCCATATTCAAGTAGTAAAATTTCTCTTGGAGGAAGGTAGCAGCTTGCTTACCATAGCAAAAAGCAATGGGAAAACTGCCTTGCATTCAGCTGCAAGGCACGGGCATTCGGAGGTTCTCAGGGCCCTTTTGAGCAACGAATCTGGCATCACAACAAGAATTGATAAGAAGGGGCAGACGGCTCTCCACATGGCTGTTAAAGGAATGAATTTCGATCTTGTGGATGAGCTGGTTAAGTCAGATCCTTCTTTGCTAAGCATGACTGATAACAAGGGCAACACTGCGTTGCATATAGCAACACGGAAGGGTCGAGCACAGGTCAGAAAAGTCTTTTCCCAAGTGTCTAAACTACAAAAAGTTGCAGCTTTTTTttgctttactatttttttctatgAGCATGATTAGTACATATTGTGCCTTAATTCCAATAGGCACTTCAAtaagaattaagaaatttagagcaaaataaatatttgttatttttctaaACGAAAAGGTTGTGCGCTTTGTGCCCATTCTTTGTTTGCCAACTGGCTGGCAATTTTGAGTTGAGGACTTTCTACGGGAGCGTTTGTGTAGTTGTATCTTTGTTCATATGCACAAGGACAAATGagttatttcaaataatttgaaTAGAATATTTAGCTCCTAAAAGGAATTGATTCTGCACTTATCTCTGAACATGTGTCTTGCTGGAATTATAAACCATCATTTGCCATATGAACTTGTTTGTTTCAACATTTAATTTACAGATGCAGTTTCTATCATACTAGATGTTGCTCAATTTTTATGTTGCCATCTCAAATTTGCACATCAGTGACTACCAGTTAGATTAGCTACAGAATAGAATTCGTAGTCTTGACAAAACATATGCTATTCTTGCAGATTGTTCATAAGCTACTAGATCATGAGGAAGTGGAATTCAAAATGGCCATTAACAAATCTGGAGAAACTGCTTTTGACACTGCTGAGAAAACCGGGCACTCTGAGGTTGCTGCCATTCTACGAGAGCGTGGAGTTCAAAGTGCCAAATCCATCAAACCACCAACAGCCACGGCTAAAGAGCTGAAACAAACAGTTAGTGACATCAAACATGGGGTGCATAATCAGCTAGAGCACACAATTCAAACACGAAAGCGTGTGCGAGGCATAGCAAAGAGACTTAACAAAATGCACTCAGAAGGGCTTAACAACGCAATCAACTCCACTACAGTTGTCGCTGTCCTTATTGCCACTGTTGCCTTTGCTGCCATATTCAATGTCCCAGGCCAATATGCTGATACTCCGCAAAAACTTCAACCTGGATTTTCTTCCGGGCAAGCAGAAATCGCTTTTACAACAGAGTTTTTGGTATTTATCATCTTTGATGCTATTGCCCTGTTCATATCATTGGCTGTTGTGGTTGTTCAAACCTCAGTTGTGGTAATAGAGAGGGGAGCTAAGAAGCAAATGATGGCTGTTATAAACAAGCTAATGTGGTTGGCTTGTGTGATGGTTTCAGTGGCATTTCTTGCACTGTCATATATTGTTGTGGGAAAAGAGAATAGGTGGTACGCCATTGGGATAACATGCGTAGGGACAGTCATTATGGTAGCAACGTTGGGTACAATGTGTTACTGGGTGATTATGCATCGAATCGAGGGCTCTAAATTGCGAAGGAGGTCCTCCACCATGAGCAGTACTAAATCACGATCATGGTCTATATCTACAAGAATATCAGATTCCGAGATCCAACCCAATGAGTATAAGACAGTCTATGCCATTTGAGATCTTCTGTGCCTCTTTTCCCAGCCATTGTTTGAACCTTGCGAGTTGCACATGAATCTTTTCTCCTtctgtatatatatttaagattcGTATGTAACGTACTCTCGGATTTTGCTAGTAAATGGCAACGGGAGCCACTGATGCAAgagtatattttttactagttcATTCggctaaaattttgttttccttcttaTTTTTCCTCCACTTTCTCAACGACCAAACTAAACAGGACCGAGCTaatcatctaaaatttaatCATGTTGGGTCAGTTGGGTGTGTCTGGTTTGTAATACAGTATTACATCTACGTTCAGGCAACGTGAATATTACCACGTTTGGTGCATTATTTGTGTGACTCATTACCGGAATGTAATACAAAGAGAATCATGGTAAAGTGTTTATCCCATGAAATTAACAGATTACCAGCCAGGCAGCCAAGAGAATATGAGATTTTAACTAAACTATTAAATTGCTCAAGTTAATAAGACATCATTTTTAAATTGTCCTTATATCATTTCGTTATTTTCCAAATTCAAACTTGAGCTGTTACTACTGATATTTTATTAGCAAAatactgaaaaaaaataataataattccaaACCTCGTATCAAACATGATCAAAATCCttccaaaatatttaaaatgactcaaatattcttaaaataaccaaaataccattaaaataactaaaataccaTCAAAATATTCAAAGCAATCAAAATACCTAAAATTCTTCAAAATGGCCAAAAAAATACCTATGAAATCTCCAAAAGAACCGAAATATccctaaaatctaaaatgtGACATGAAAACTTACTTTATGTGTAAAACACTTGTGaatatttagacccccaaatacaaattatccaatacaagcttatattcaaacaatgtatgtgtggaatataaaatataagcaatacccaaATATGCAAATTACTTTAAGCCATATTTTAATCATAACTCAGCAATAATTAAAAGTAAAGAGTAAGGGATAGAGAGaagcaaatacaagataacaccggcacgtgttatcgaagagggaACTGAAGATTTCGGCGAAAAATCTCTTCAtcaccctccaagcagtaaatgATAGACTAGAAAATCAATtgagatacatgaatagcaatagaccctgtaagcctaatctacccgatgcacctaagccctccaagtttcttgctccaacaaggttacgctTAACCATGTCTTCTCTAGTTTACTGGATCTCGCaattagcccattgcatcaaccaatatgaattggctCTCTCTtcaactgcttcccaaacacgaAGGACCTTCTCACTGCTATGAATTtggtgaggtaaggatttgACTTAAGATCCTCTCAAGGGTACGACAATAGAGAggatgagagtagaggaatttagaGAATCAAATGTATAACAttatggatgaatcaatcttggttttctctaggatttctctctcaaaattctctctagaagttctctacattttgtggatataagggtatttataataAGGTATGAGATGGAATGTAGAAAGttagtttttagcaaaacaaagtGCACTGGAGAGTCACTTTATGACTGGGATGAGTCGTGAATTCCAATCGCCAGTTAATAGAAAGGCCAGACTGtattttttgtcctgtagtgattCAACTGTTTAGACCCTTCAACTTCCTGCATGCTCCACATGTGTGCTAGATTTTGGCAAGTCACCACTCGCGAGTTAGTCACGAGTTGCCTCTTAATGCACACACTTGATCAATTCTTCACACTTTCGATcaattcttcacactctctcacacacaacccttacattattcccacctaaatacagggtttctaaatgctgaattataagcaaatttagcacggaataaagccaacacatggttgaataaattcaactttacaatcttcctctttggctattccgtgacaaaaccctaaaacagactctaaacTTAAAATGGAAGTTGGGAACAGTTGCCGAAACTCACTTACACCTAATTCTAGAtttgtgaagctcttgaaccatacgAATAAGTCTCCTGAAAACAATATTACAAAATGCACTCATTAAGTTCATTGTAAACGGAACACTTAGaatgcatatggagcaagcacaatACGATCAAGCAGATATGAATATGACAATGAAGCATAACTTAACCATACAAggacaatcactataaatagtgactacaatgaacattcaCACAATGAATGAGCATCCGGACATACAAGCAAATAAactcaatgcaaagtatcatttgcatgtccaacactcaaccaatgcaagAACACTAAAGCaattgcatcaaggatacaagatccaacaagggcacaagagtactaaagaaaatgcaaaacattaaCTAAAAGTACTAAGCTACATAAGCAAAGGTACATAAGAACATTGTCTAAATAGTTAAAATATTTAAGCATCCATAACACAAAATATCCAAGAATTTTAAAACCAAAGTACTAAAACCAATAGAGTACTAAAATAAGGTGCTATGAAAATCATAAAAACTGTAAAAACCATAAGTGCTATGAAAACCAATGCTATGTTCTCCTCCTTAAGATAAGCTCCCCCTCAAAAGTTACCTAatactactccccctttttgaccggaatggccaaagggctaAGGTTGGTAAGTAAAGCTGTCAAACTTGGCTgctaaaaaattgatttggtcCTGGATAGTTGCAAGGCTATTGGAGTGCTTAATTGCTACATCCCAAAGGCCATCAATCCTCTCAAATATGATCTGAAAAGCATCAAGAGGAATTGATGAATATGATGATGCTCCGCTCCTACctcaaccaccaccacatcTTGGAGGAGGTTGTTGTCCTTCCACTTCAGTCTCTATATCAACAAGAGATGCTTCTTCAACCTCTTCAGCATGTTCATCTTCAGGAATTCGAATCCTACTTCTTAGGATTGTTTGATTGATGAAAGGAGATGGAGTCATTAGGCTTATGTTTTGTGGAGTCTCCACACCATTTTCATGAAGAATCCTCATTATAAGACTTGGGACAACAAGCTTTGACCTTGCGATTGTCTTTCTGGCTTTAGCAATGATGTTGTACAAGTGTGCACCAATGTCAATGTAGATTGTCTCATGAAGCTCCATGAGGAATATGGTTCTAGCATTATTGATGGTTGACAACTTCCTTTCTGGATACAAGTTAAACATCATGATATAGGCGAGGCATCTCAAATCCGGAGGAAATGAGGTTGTGTTGAGGCATCTTTCTTCCCTATAGCCACAAATACGGAGTTGCACAGATTCTAGAGAGACCATTCTGTCCTTGAACGAAATGAACCCTTCATGATCTTATTCTTCAAGTCTAAGTATAGCCTCAATGTCCTCCATGTTAAGAGTGAATGCACGTCCTTTAACCCAACATACTGTGTGATCCTCTTTGAGTGATGCATTTGCGTAAAACTCTTTAGTCAAGGGTTCACAGACTCCGGGAAGTTCACTAAGGAGTTTATCCCAATCCTGTCCTTCAAAACAACTAGGAATGAAGGAATCCTTAAGATCAACAAGATTCACAtgtctctcttgaatgattggaGCTATTTCAAATTGATGGGAAtatctctcaaagtgttgaTGGGAGCGAAACAAGCTGTTGTCATGGCGTTTTCTCTTGTCACTACGTTGAGCAACAGTTTTTTGTGGAGCCATCTACAAAACATAGCAGCAAATACCACAAAAACAGAGCACAAAGAATGGTAACAAACTTGATTAGCAGCAAGTTAGTACCAAAACATAAACTACGAATTAAAccctaaaaactaaaatttaaagagCAATTCAAAAAAATGACATGTGAAGATGCTAAACATCAAAGCATGATATAATCATGGCATTAGACAAACAACATGTCAAAGATTGTGTGTGTATGCATCATATGAAAAAGTGTGCATATACAAGGCATGAAATCATGCAATGGGCAAAGTGTGAAAcacataatcatcatttgtTTCAAACATAGAAACATGATTATCCCCAAATTTTGTACTCGATGGAGTCCAAAATTACACACAAAAACATCTAAATAGACATTTTATCAACAAAATGGTATGCACATCACAACACAAACCATAGTACAATGCATAAGCATGtaataaaaacatgtaaaacAAGCATTATACCATCATTCtcaacaaaacccatatatCAATATCATCAAAAACTACAAAAACCCATGTTCAtcaacaatatttcaatatctcaacacaaacaaaaaatccatGAAATATAATGATTTAAACttgaaataaagtaaaaaagagtgaaaacccataccttttcttggaTTTGGAGTGAAGATTTAagataaaaatggaagtttttgGAGTGAAAATGATGgttttgagagagggagaggtgGAGAAGACAAAGAGACAAGCACGTGAtgtgagggaaaactgaaaagatttgaaaaattgTCTGATTTTTAACCCTACCTTtgcaaaacaaatatttttcatgaCTCAAATGACTCACGAGTGAGTCACCAAGTGAGTTTCCAAAATCCCATGAACctagattttgaaaattttctctaagtCTTTTTCGCGACTAGGACTCTCACTTGCCAGTGAGTCAAGAATGCCTCTGGATGAACTTGTGACTCGCAAATGAGTCGCCAAAATGAGTCGCCAAAAAGTCTAAAACCCAGATTTTGAAAAAAGTTCTGAGTCTTTTTCGCTACTTGAGCTCTTACTCGCCAATGAGTCACGAACCATTCTAGATAAACACACAACTAGAGCTTTGAAAACTTGGGACTTGcaagtgagtcgccaaaaggcagagttaaaaaaattttggatttttgtgaaatttttcaaaacaaaatactttccaaaaacaactaaaatactcaaaaatctttttggatttgatCAACAGATGCTTGAGTATGTGCATCACATTTAATCAAATACAATTGCACAAATAAATAAGACATTcattaaacataaacatatgtGATGTGGGTGAGTGTCAAATATGAGATAGTctttagtctaatgtgaagtttcaatgatcaattcaaccaagtcaTACACACTTAGCACTAAAAAgagtgacctatctcaattgtAGAAATgtacatatatgacctcccacataaactTGATTACATTGAGATAGAAGCCTAAAATCAATGCCTAATCTTTACATctcttttgataattttgatcttcacatctcttttttagatcaatgcctgaaatttttgatatttctatTTGATGAGTAAGCCTTTAGCTTttggcaccatacatttcaatacatgtcgttttccctttttcctagtcaaatactaatTTGTGCGATGGTTTTTTCAGTTTATTACCTCTTTTGGAAATTTGACATTTGTTGAccttttaagcaaaaaaaaaaaaaaaaaaagtggaaagagatataggcacaagtctacgcaagtctcaagatcaacaaaactattgactaattactcatgacaagtttgaaaatttatttacaacaatcacatagctGTCAAGATATTTCCCACAAAGATACAAGTGCATAGAAAATAAGTTAAGCTCATTGATGCATAAAGCCATTAGTACGAAGATACAAAGCTAAACATGCATGTAACAATACACAACACCgccgatcaaactttttggattttatactttttatgtgtttttagatttttgacATAAAGCAAGtaaagaatgataaaaaaataacaaacaaacaaagcttttaaacaaccaaaaaaaaaaaaaaaaaaatgctagaatGTGAAATAAGCAAACAACCCACAATGTCACATTATATCGAAagaattaatgcatggacatgttataATGCTTATGCACGAGAACAAGCTAAGCCCATtgatgcacaaagccattagtacGAAGATACAAGACTAAACATGCATGTAACAATACACAACACCgccgatcaaactttttggattttatactttttatgtgtttttggatttttgacacaaagcAAGTAAAGAataatcaaaaacaacaaacaaacaaagcttttaaacaaccaaaaaaaaaaacatgctagaatgtgaaataagcaaacaaccaacaatgTCACATTATATAGAAAGAATTAGGGCATGGACATGTTATAA
The sequence above is drawn from the Quercus robur chromosome 7, dhQueRobu3.1, whole genome shotgun sequence genome and encodes:
- the LOC126691702 gene encoding ankyrin repeat-containing protein At5g02620-like isoform X2, whose protein sequence is MTKQLTGKREDTPLHTAARAGNLELVVEIISNIEEAELKQLLSKQNNSGETALYVAAEHSYVDLVKEMIKYYDVSLAGTKAKNGYDAFHIAAKQGDLEILKVLLDAFPELSMTVDPSNTTALHTAAAQGHIQVVKFLLEEGSSLLTIAKSNGKTALHSAARHGHSEVLRALLSNESGITTRIDKKGQTALHMAVKGMNFDLVDELVKSDPSLLSMTDNKGNTALHIATRKGRAQIVHKLLDHEEVEFKMAINKSGETAFDTAEKTGHSEVAAILRERGVQSAKSIKPPTATAKELKQTVSDIKHGVHNQLEHTIQTRKRVRGIAKRLNKMHSEGLNNAINSTTVVAVLIATVAFAAIFNVPGQYADTPQKLQPGFSSGQAEIAFTTEFLVFIIFDAIALFISLAVVVVQTSVVVIERGAKKQMMAVINKLMWLACVMVSVAFLALSYIVVGKENRWYAIGITCVGTVIMVATLGTMCYWVIMHRIEGSKLRRRSSTMSSTKSRSWSISTRISDSEIQPNEYKTVYAI
- the LOC126691702 gene encoding ankyrin repeat-containing protein At5g02620-like isoform X1; the encoded protein is MKSPERQQSSHGKTMTKQLTGKREDTPLHTAARAGNLELVVEIISNIEEAELKQLLSKQNNSGETALYVAAEHSYVDLVKEMIKYYDVSLAGTKAKNGYDAFHIAAKQGDLEILKVLLDAFPELSMTVDPSNTTALHTAAAQGHIQVVKFLLEEGSSLLTIAKSNGKTALHSAARHGHSEVLRALLSNESGITTRIDKKGQTALHMAVKGMNFDLVDELVKSDPSLLSMTDNKGNTALHIATRKGRAQIVHKLLDHEEVEFKMAINKSGETAFDTAEKTGHSEVAAILRERGVQSAKSIKPPTATAKELKQTVSDIKHGVHNQLEHTIQTRKRVRGIAKRLNKMHSEGLNNAINSTTVVAVLIATVAFAAIFNVPGQYADTPQKLQPGFSSGQAEIAFTTEFLVFIIFDAIALFISLAVVVVQTSVVVIERGAKKQMMAVINKLMWLACVMVSVAFLALSYIVVGKENRWYAIGITCVGTVIMVATLGTMCYWVIMHRIEGSKLRRRSSTMSSTKSRSWSISTRISDSEIQPNEYKTVYAI